Part of the Candidatus Binataceae bacterium genome, CCCGTAACCGTGTCGCCGCTATGGACCGCGCCGCGAATGGCGCGTGCAACGCGGCTCCGGCAGGCGCAGGCGTCTCGCTCGTCCCGACTTCAACTGTCAGACATCTGGGCCAGATAGATTCTGCTTAGCTTGCCCTATTCGACACCAAAGGAGCGACGGTCGAATTGCGGCCACGAAGATAAGCTTAAGTAAGAATCACCCGAGCAGGGCGAGTGCCCGGATTGGTACGGGCACCCGTGGAATAGTCAGAAATCCCCGGCGCAGAGAATCGCTCCGTCGCGCGTGTCTCCTACTCCCACGGGCTGATCACCTTTATCCCGCAGTCGGCGAGGTCCTCGACATTGCGCGTTGCGAGCGTAGCCCCGCGCGAATGAGCAATGGCGGCAATCTGAGCATCGGACTCGCTAATCGGGCGTCCCAGTCCGCGCCGTCTCGCGGCGATCGGAGCGAATGCTCGCGCCGCCGTACTGTCGAACGGCAGAATTCGCTCGGCGAAATCTTCCTCGAATATCGCCGCCACCGCCTCCTCCAACCGGGCGCGTCGGCGACCCCTCGGCATTAACGCTAGGCCGTAGAAAATCTCAGCTTCGCAGATTGTTGTCGTGAACAGGCTGGTCGAAGGTTGCGCCTTCATCCAGCGAGTTACGGAATCTGCTGGTGCGGGACGCAGCGTTTCTGAGAGGACGTTGGTGTCGAGTATGATCACTCTTCAAAGCGTGGCGGTTCGCGGAGAGGAGTGCGTGCGGGGATATCTAGTTCCACTCCTCCCAAGGAGTCTATTCGTCGGCGAATCGCTTCGAGCAGATTCGCCGGTCG contains:
- a CDS encoding type II toxin-antitoxin system VapC family toxin encodes the protein MIILDTNVLSETLRPAPADSVTRWMKAQPSTSLFTTTICEAEIFYGLALMPRGRRRARLEEAVAAIFEEDFAERILPFDSTAARAFAPIAARRRGLGRPISESDAQIAAIAHSRGATLATRNVEDLADCGIKVISPWE